One segment of Anatilimnocola aggregata DNA contains the following:
- a CDS encoding pre-peptidase C-terminal domain-containing protein, with protein MAALDLAALKQANFTTNKSRSSAQAATLVDDSYEQNDTRTTARNLGTLTGNKTFSNLVQADANDWYRFTTTTKPGATANITLAFQNAQGDLDLELYSFAGARLKASVSLTDNETVSLSGLAAGTYYVRVYGYNGQTNPSYNLSVNLSGTVTPPPVVTDDSYEDNDTLATASVLGTLPANVTMPNLRLVDANDWFSFTTAGAGTTTHKVALAFQNSQGNLALQLYNSAGVLLSTSNGTSNAESVSLSGRAAGTYYARVYSATGATNPAYSLQIVAPLAPVTPPTPPTLPDDTYENNDTQATASSLGTLNSSTTINSLVLADANDWYGFTTVAAGGSSNVISMSFQNSQGNLALQLVNAAGTVLATSDGTGNSESVSLSGLAAGNYFARVYSATGATNPSYSLQIVAPVPVTNPPPTGTTDDAYENNDTQATASNLGTLNSNVTISNLVLADAADWFRFTTVATGRPTDSVSITFQNSQGNLGLELVNGSGVVVGSSNGTGNTETISIATWLPGTYFVRIFGAANPSYSMQFVAPITLTDDSYEQNDTFATASNLGTLSANVNLANLVLADSDDWYRFTTTATGTTTNLVSIGFQQTQGNLSLQLVNSLGAVVLTSETTANTESVSLNGLAAGTYYARVYSATGATNANYSLQIVNPTTSTGTSAFDIQVNYVGFTASQQAIFDQAAARWEAIIVGDLPTATYNSTTVDDLLIDASAIPIDGVSGILGQAGPDRLRATGTRLPYHGIMQFDSADMANMEANGSLLNVIIHEMGHVLGFGTLWQSRGLVSGAGTLNPLFLGPQAVAAYNSIFSTTGTGIPLENTGGSGTADSHWREVTLRNEIMTGYINAGVNPLSAISIASMADLGYTVNMSVADAYTRPPNSTLLIDATGGTTVQFNSTQPVLIPVVAQNPAALAGFATWARLDSLSAAINAIANANNRTNSVSLPAAAAYTSVLDLLFAGEANNSDEGIDW; from the coding sequence ATGGCTGCCTTGGACTTAGCTGCCTTGAAGCAGGCTAATTTCACCACCAACAAGTCGCGGTCTTCTGCCCAAGCCGCAACGTTGGTCGACGACTCCTACGAGCAAAACGATACGCGCACCACGGCTCGGAACTTGGGTACGCTTACCGGCAACAAGACCTTCAGCAATCTTGTTCAAGCCGACGCCAACGATTGGTACCGCTTCACGACCACGACCAAGCCGGGCGCAACGGCCAACATCACGTTGGCCTTCCAAAACGCTCAAGGGGATTTGGATCTCGAACTGTATAGCTTCGCAGGCGCGCGTCTTAAGGCTTCGGTCAGCTTGACCGACAACGAAACAGTCTCGCTCAGCGGACTGGCGGCAGGTACGTACTACGTTCGCGTCTACGGTTACAACGGCCAGACAAACCCCAGCTACAACTTATCGGTTAATTTGAGTGGGACAGTCACTCCACCTCCCGTAGTGACTGACGACTCGTATGAAGATAACGACACATTGGCGACTGCCAGCGTGCTAGGGACGCTTCCCGCAAACGTGACCATGCCGAATTTGAGGTTGGTCGATGCCAATGATTGGTTCAGCTTTACGACGGCGGGGGCTGGCACGACGACGCATAAAGTTGCGCTCGCTTTCCAAAACTCACAAGGCAATCTAGCGCTGCAGCTATATAACTCGGCCGGAGTGCTCCTATCCACTTCCAATGGCACCTCCAACGCAGAGAGTGTCTCTCTTTCTGGCCGAGCGGCCGGCACTTATTACGCGCGCGTGTATAGTGCCACGGGCGCGACGAATCCGGCCTATTCGCTGCAAATTGTTGCTCCGCTGGCACCGGTCACGCCACCAACCCCCCCCACGCTGCCGGACGATACCTATGAAAACAACGACACTCAGGCAACTGCTTCCAGCCTCGGCACATTGAATTCAAGTACGACAATCAACAGCTTGGTGCTCGCCGATGCGAATGATTGGTACGGCTTCACCACTGTGGCAGCCGGTGGCAGTTCGAACGTCATTTCCATGAGTTTCCAGAACTCGCAGGGGAACCTGGCCCTGCAATTGGTGAATGCAGCGGGTACGGTCCTGGCCACTTCGGACGGTACTGGCAACTCAGAAAGCGTCTCGCTGTCAGGACTCGCGGCCGGCAATTATTTCGCGCGAGTTTATAGTGCTACGGGAGCTACGAATCCAAGCTATTCGCTGCAGATTGTGGCACCAGTGCCAGTTACAAATCCGCCGCCGACCGGGACGACAGACGACGCTTACGAAAACAACGATACGCAGGCCACTGCGTCAAATCTCGGCACGCTCAACTCTAACGTGACCATCTCGAACTTGGTGCTCGCGGACGCTGCCGATTGGTTCCGCTTCACCACAGTTGCAACCGGCCGTCCTACCGATTCGGTATCGATTACATTCCAGAATTCGCAGGGTAACCTGGGGTTGGAACTGGTTAATGGCTCTGGCGTTGTTGTCGGCTCCTCGAATGGGACTGGCAACACCGAAACTATTTCAATTGCGACGTGGCTCCCCGGAACTTACTTTGTTCGCATATTTGGTGCCGCGAATCCCAGCTATTCTATGCAGTTTGTTGCCCCGATCACCCTGACCGACGATTCCTACGAACAGAACGATACGTTTGCCACGGCGTCGAATCTCGGCACACTTTCGGCCAACGTTAACCTGGCGAATTTGGTGCTCGCCGATTCCGACGATTGGTACCGCTTCACGACCACTGCCACCGGCACGACTACCAATCTGGTCTCGATTGGTTTCCAACAAACTCAAGGAAACCTCTCGCTCCAATTGGTGAATTCTTTGGGAGCGGTGGTGTTGACTTCAGAGACTACCGCTAACACCGAATCGGTTTCACTCAACGGCCTGGCTGCCGGCACTTACTATGCACGCGTCTATAGTGCGACGGGCGCCACGAATGCCAATTACTCATTGCAGATTGTGAATCCGACAACCTCTACCGGGACCTCGGCATTCGACATTCAGGTGAATTACGTCGGTTTCACGGCCAGTCAGCAGGCCATTTTTGATCAAGCAGCGGCTCGCTGGGAAGCAATTATTGTCGGCGATTTGCCGACGGCGACTTATAACAGCACAACTGTCGACGACCTGCTGATTGACGCTAGCGCCATTCCGATTGACGGCGTTAGCGGCATCTTGGGGCAAGCTGGTCCCGATCGTCTGCGCGCCACTGGTACCCGTCTTCCCTATCACGGCATCATGCAGTTCGATAGCGCCGACATGGCGAATATGGAAGCCAATGGCTCGCTCTTGAACGTCATCATTCACGAAATGGGACACGTACTGGGATTCGGAACACTGTGGCAGTCGCGTGGACTGGTGTCGGGAGCGGGGACGCTGAATCCCCTCTTTCTGGGCCCGCAAGCGGTCGCGGCCTACAACTCGATTTTTAGCACCACCGGAACTGGTATTCCCCTGGAAAATACGGGTGGCAGCGGAACGGCCGATTCGCATTGGCGCGAAGTCACTCTGCGCAATGAGATTATGACCGGATACATCAATGCGGGGGTAAATCCACTAAGTGCGATCTCGATCGCCTCAATGGCGGATTTGGGTTACACGGTCAATATGTCCGTTGCTGATGCGTACACCCGTCCACCGAATTCGACCCTGCTAATCGACGCAACTGGCGGGACTACGGTGCAATTTAATTCGACGCAGCCCGTTCTAATTCCAGTCGTCGCGCAGAACCCAGCCGCCTTGGCGGGGTTTGCAACATGGGCTCGCCTTGATTCGCTCAGTGCAGCGATCAATGCGATTGCCAACGCAAACAACCGCACTAATTCGGTCAGTTTGCCAGCCGCTGCGGCTTACACTTCCGTCCTCGACTTGCTGTTTGCGGGCGAAGCCAACAATAGCGACGAGGGCATTGATTGGTAG